The Amphiura filiformis chromosome 6, Afil_fr2py, whole genome shotgun sequence genome segment CTAAGAATATCAAAAATCAACTTGCTAGGCTATACAGGGTATTATGCCAAAAAAATAAAACTAATGCTCATGATAAATTTAATAAGGTGATACATTCGATTATAATGTCCGAACATTTTATTATCGTCAGTGGTAACACGGTTGACTTTCAACATTCAATAAATCACGCCCTGTGAATGTTTAATGTTCAACCTGCATTTTCAGGAAGCTTACTGGATGTGACATCCTTGACAATACCATTTCGTTGGACAGAAAGCCGATAAATAAATCTTGCATTAGTGGCATTTTAATCATGGCACAAATACAGTACATGACGACGAAGTTTCAGGGAAGAGcagcgtgatttaaaaaaaaaagcattcaCAATAATTCAGGAGAACCAAATTCGTTAAATTGAATACAAAGGCAAGGTTGCTTTGGTGGCATTTTTCATTCCCTTTTTGGGGTGAGCAACACCACCATCGTCACCAATTGTGTAACGCACGCATACGACGACGCATGATTACACAAAAGTTATGCCAATACAGCGAGTAAACAGAAATCAACTCAAATTGCGCTCCATCACACAATTGGGTTATCGGTTGGACTAAGTTTGAAACAAGATTTATTTAATCAAGTTAAAAATGCCTAAAAGCAACCATTAAAGGTAATTCAGTGGCAAGTATTTGAGGTTAATAGCCTCTCACATCTTTGTTTTTGTGGTAAGCATGGTCTGTAAACATCACCGAACATCCTTGAGGTGTATTTTTGTGTATGCAATTATTTAAAACTACTAGAGCTTGTTTGTGGTCACAGCAAATATGAAAGACATGGATTATgaacattaaaagggcatttcgtgatccacagcctcatccccccacttttctcaaaaaaagttgagattttttataccactggatacctctggctacataatgtttatgtaccaacattttcttgcagattaattcgtttagcaaaaatatcgccaaattacaacagtggcctatggagcagtgtaatacacataatcatgcataactcgcaaacccaAAATCgaattcaactgaaattttgggaataagcttttttcgtggatacctactgaaaaatgtcataaaaagataatgctaggatcacgaaatcctcctttaataaatGTATACACATTTAAAGGAACCCTTggttattttaaattttgaatcatgcagttgccagatgaagtccaatgagattggatgaaaatttgcaaaattcgaATGATCAGTGACATTGTTATTCTACATCTACAGCACTGTTGTTCTTCATCTACAAAAGTCTTTGCCAATGTTGAAAAATCGTCTGAAAAGTTATTGATTTATAATTCAAACAAATTAAGCACAGATGAATGACTTTTGGACTTTGAAAAACGTTTACTGAAACTTTTCAAACATAGTCAAATTCTGTTCAACTAGTCTGTCTTGGTATCCCAAGTTTgagaataataattatatttgtgtcATGAGCACCTGTACCTCCCAGTACCTGCCGGGAATTATACATTACTCTACCATTCCTGCTAGAGTTTCAAATTAACGACAACATAATGTTATAATGTATGTCACAGTTAAATGTCATCGACAATTATATCTTGCGGCACAGAGATCTGTCACTACATCGTTGTTTTGTATCGAACAAGATGACGAGCACAAAATTCAGTTTTGTCATTGTAAATATTTGATTTACTCTGAATAACAACCAGTGGCGGGACcaagaattttttcggggggtggGGTTATGGGGAAAAGGTGAATTTCTAGGGAGGGGgtaaaatcgacaaattttgcaaaTGCCCCTTGCTCCCTCTATAAAAAGGCTGGTCTTTATCTacaacggttgtttgatgtatacagaattggcttcattattaagtaaatgtaaactataggtggcgctattgatcaaaaatcatatttcttaatttgcaaggggtaggtaattaatactgccattaaaacaggtggaatatgtgaaacaaacaacaaagaaatgttataaacatatttcatcaaaaaataaaaaggaattatttgtattaaatggCTGAAAGAGTATATCCAAaatagctttaaaaaatgctgtgaaatcgaataatgtttaaaaaaggggaaattaaagttcaaaaatgactcaaaagcatctgtatacatgtacattagcatgataccgctttaagctgtttaagcctaaaattaggttgttcatgatgttttgtttcaaacaACCGTGCTACACCTTTATTCCTCTCTGTGCCTGCATTGTTCGATATCTTCACCTAATTTAAGATTAGTCACTGTTTTTTCATGTTCTTGATTCTACTCTCCATTccaaaaacacaaattttttgagattaaaaaatgcTATCaggttctgccaaatgaaacatagctcaatccttatcattcatttagtactaactggatataaaataaaaagttcaatattttactaatttcttgaaaaagaataaaaaaacatgtatttgtagcatgttttctgacaatcgagtcacataTATCAACGACTTGGAACaactaagcattcaaaatcttgtgtttatgccaaaattgtccactaattttcacttgtttgtgttactttaattacatgattggttataagacttaaacatgtcttttccaacaattagaatgcataaattgaaatttgactttaGACTGGATTGTCACATATATTTTCTATTTtaccgcttaccaatacataccttcaaatatgtgttacccatgaacattttggttacccacgaatccctacttaaattatagttaacaatgtcttgatagtgttttagttcatagaaaccatcaaacacgatttaatagagtattgctgcatgaaaatatggaatgatttttcttaaaataataatataaaactgtttgctatgtccatttgaatttggcaacttcattattctcatcattattattattattgggttGGCGCTCCTGTACAGGTGACCACTCAAAAACACTGTCTGTATTGTTGTCTACTTTGTGCTGGATATAATGTGAACTGAGATTTGAAAATTATATCACTAGATAGCTGCTGTCTTCTAGATTCTGCTGGACATTTTTGATACCTTTGAATGCTATACTTTTTGAATATTTGCTGaaagttttaaatttttgaatCTTCAATTTTGTTTGTGCACTGTTCTACTATGGTTACACACACACATCACAACATCCTGTTGAGTCATCCATGACTTTCACTGTTGACCATCCTAATCAATATTTCTTCCATTGTGGTGGATCAATAAAATCATCATTTGACAATGGAAGTGCTTATCTTGGTTATCATCCTGTCTGGGCTTGTATGCCCTATGATAGAAGCCCTAACATGGATACTATGGAACTTGAACCTGTTTACAGCCTATGGAATATACCTTGTTGTAATCAGAAAGTGGTACATCATCTCAAGTTTCTAGCTGCTCGCATTGCTTATAACTCAAATTCTACAGCAACTTTTCAACTAAGTCTTTTAGTTTCTGGTGATGTTAATCCAAACCCTGGACCTGATAATGTGAATCAAAACACTGTTGATGTTAAACTCTGCCaacataaaattgtttataatcgGGAACAACTATTTTCATTTAATTCGACTACTACTACATGTTCTTTGCCCAAGACTATTCTGAACTTGATTGATACTATTGGAATCCAACCTCGTCCACCTCGAAGATCTCACCGGGGTAAGCgaggaaggagaagaaatagaccAATCCCAGCTACAACATCTGAAGCTGCTAATACTCTTGATCAACCCACTAATTCATCACAATCTCATAAGTCTGCTTGTTCAAACTTTGCTCTATGGAATGCCAGATCTATCAGATCTAAGACTGTAATGATCTCGGACTTAATTATTACTAATCGTATTGATATTCTCGCCATAACTGAGACTTGGCTTGATGGTGATCATCGTGATAATCACGCCATCGCTGATCTTACTTCAACTCTACCGGACTATCAATTACATCATGTCCCTCGCCAAAACAGAACTGGTGGTGGTATATTGGTATTTCTTCGAAAAAACTTCGATGTGCGTGTAAATGAAACAACCCCGTTTTTGTCCTTTGAATATATTGATCTTTCAATATCTGCTAATGATCAAAAACCTCTTCGTCTCATTGTCATCTATCAGCCACAAcgatttaaaataaacaatcaaCTACAAGTACATTTATGAACGAATTTTCTGAATTTCTCGAACTTGTTTCCTGTATTCCTGGATATGTAATGATATCGGGAGATTTTAATTTCCATGTTGATATTTTATCTGATCGTGAAGCTACAATGTTCTTGGATATTATTACATCCGCCTCCATGAAGCAACATAACACTTTCACAACGCATCGAGATGGACATACCTTGGATTTAATTTTGACTCGTGAATCTGTTAACTTTGCGTCTGATTTTTCTCCTACTGGCTATCTACCTTCTGATCACGCTGCTGTCAAATGTTTACTAGATATTGGTAGACCTGATCCAGTGAAGATGGAAATAAAGATGCGCAAACTTCGTGATATAGACCTAGACGCCTTCCGTAGTGATATCTTAAACTCATCATTACATTTGTCACCTGCTTCGGATCTGGATCAATTAGTAACACAATATGATTCTGTTCTGTGTAATTTACAAGACAAACATGCCCCTCTTATAACTCGGAAAATAACTTGTCGGCCGCACGCACCTTGGTATAATGAGGAGTTACGCAAAGTGAAACAACAAGTGCGTCGCTGTGAACGCCGCTGGCATTCTACTAAACTGGAAATTCATAGACAGATCTTCAAAGAAGAGTCTAATCGTTATCACCAACTTATTAAACACGCCAAGCGAGATTATCATGTTATGCAATTGGAAGGATGCGACTCTCGCCAGCTGTTTAAAAAGGTTGACAGTTTATGTACCCCTAAATCTACAAAGGTTCTACCTGCCGACACATCCAATGTTCCACTTGTTGACCGGTTCTCAAGTTACTTTGTTGACAAAATCAAGCATATCAGTGAGGAATTTAAGAACTTGCCTTCTACTACTGCTATTTCAACAGATATTTGTGAATCTACTACAGCCATCTTCTCTGGATTTAAACCTCTTTCTGAGGAAGATGTTAGGAACATCATCATGAAATCCCCCTCTTCGACATGTGGACTTGATCCAAtaccgacaaaaaaaaaaaaaaaatgtctcgatgaaattgctccaatcatcaccaaaattgtgaatttatcaCTCAACAATGGAAAATTTCCAGAcgatttaaaacatgctcaaattgttcctctgatCAAGAAACCTGGTTTAGATCCGGAGACACTAAAAAACTACCGGCCTGTTGCAAATTTAAAGTTTCTTTCAAAGACAATCGAACGTGCATGTACTTCACAGATACAAAGTTACCTTCTTGAGAACAATTTAAATGGCAAAATGCAAAGTGCTTATAGATCTAATCACAGCACAGAGACTGCATTGTTACGTGTCTTCAATGACTTGTTACTTGCTGCAGATAAGGGCCAGGAGGCCGTTCTGATTCTTTTGGATTATTCAGCAGCATTTGACACTATTAATCACGACATTTTATTCCAACGTCTCTCTGATAAGTACGGCATAACTGGATCTGCTCTAAATTGGTTCCAGTcatattttacaaatcatattttACAAATTGCTCCAATCatcaccaaaattgtgaatttatcaCTCAACAATGGAAAATTTCCAGAcgatttaaaacatgctcaaattttTCCTCTGATCAAGAAACCTGGTTTAGATCCGGAGACACTAAAAAACTACCGGCCTGTTGCAAATTTAAAGTTTCTTTCAAAGACAATCGAACGTGCATGTACTTCACAGATACAAAGTTACCTTCTTGAGAACAATTTAAATGGCAAAATGCAAAGTGCTTATAGATCTAATCACAGCACAGAGACTGCATTGTTACGTGTCTTCAATGACTTGTTACTTGCTGCAGATAAGGGCCAGGAGGCCGTTCTGATTCTTTTGGATTATTCAGCAGCATTTGACACTATTAATCACGATATTTTATTCCAACGTCTCTCTGATAAGTACGGCATAACTGGATCTGCTCTAAATTGGTTCCAGTCATATTTTACAAATCGTTCTCAGTCGATAGTTATTGATGGCAAGGAATCTTCTGTTCATGTTCTTGATGAGGGTGTACCTCAAGGTTCTGTTATTGGTCCTTTAGGTTTCACAATGTACTCATCCCCTTTGGAAAGCATAATTGATGCTCACGGAATTAGTAGAATGATCTATGCAGATGACACACAGGTTTATGTTATTTTGAAAGATGATAAATCATCAGCTACAATTTCAGGATTGGAACTATGTGTTAGGGATATTAAAAACTGGTCTACTGCTAATCATCTAAAGTTAAATCAAGACAAAACTGAAGTTCTTCATATTACATCACGCTTCAGATCCAGTGATAGTATTCCAACTGTGTGTATCGGCGATGCTCAGATTGAACCATCTTTAAATGCGCGCAATCTTGGTGTTCTGTTTGAAAATGATCTAAACATGGCATctcatataaataatatttgtcGATCTGCCTCTCATGCTCTTTACAAAATTAGCAGAATTCGTCAATATCTTGATCAACATACTACAGAAAAACTTGTGCATGCCTTCGTAACGTGTCGTTTGGATAATAACAACGGTTTACTTTATGGTCTTCCTGATTCACAAATATCTAAGCTTCAACGCATTCAGAACTCAGCCGCCAGACTTGTAACACTTACAAAATCTCGTGATCATATATCTCCAATTCTCCGCGAACTTCACTGGCTACCTATCAAATCCCGCATAACGTATAAGATTCTTCTTCTTACCTACAAATCTCTTCATGGACTTGCACCTCTTTATTTACAAGAACTTCTTCATGAATATAAGCCCACACGCAATCTTCGCTCTACTTCTCAATTTCTTCTTGTAACTCCACCAGTGTCAACTCAATCTTATGGTCAACGTTCATTTTCTTCTGCTGCAGCTGAgctctggaacaatcttccttacaatattaaaatatctaagactgttgatcaattcaaatgctctgtgaaaacatacttgtttaatgttaaaaatgtttaatGCTTCATTTCTATATCATGCCTGTAACCATGGTTACATTTTAAAACTTGTTGTTCTGTTGTTATTTGTATACAGTGTTTTTTATGTAGCGCTTTGAGACTTAATTGTGTATTGCGCTTTATAAGcatggttttattattattattattattatcatttttatacccaaaatgccataatgatccattatAGATAGTCCacgtagtttgtattttgattaaaattcattttagtgccattgtagcctgaattattgacatacggaaaagtaatttttattttttattaaaaatcaatAGGAATTTGTGCTAAttttcagacgctgttacccccacgaatccatccgaggtCCTCATTCTGCGACGAGATTTAAATCTAACTTAATATTTCtataaagcatttattctaatctttcgaactaatgcagtaatgttaaacgacagccactttggaaagagctgtaagaattgacacaatcttacctatacacctggttctttcttaaaatttataataaccaaaatatttttttgaagatatatgTAATACAATTCTATTTAATGTTCAAAGTCTTCGCCAATTTCTAGTCTATATGGGTCACAAGTTAACTATTAAAAGATATTAAAGATAGTGAAATTTtaatggcgtacaacaggtgaaaaaatcTTAAATTCGTGGGtgacatgcatatgcgcatttaacactttatttggtctggcaagaaaagttatttttcaatccgatggcacttttacctgatgattcactagatatgatcttcGCATTTTATAaatctagaattgaaaaggaaaacatttctaAATTGGCCCCCGGAGAGAATtgtgtcccgctttggctggaattgaccatataatcCAAAAAATGAGTGTTGtaatctggaatggggagtagtcacTATAATTTAGCAAAAACTGGACTTAGGTCATCTCAAGAGGACTCTGATAAAACgctacattatgactttatgagTTTTTGTCTGGTGACTCAAACATGTAATCTTCAGATAGGGGTGAAAGCAATATTGATAACGTTTAATAGAGGTTGATATGCGTTTTTAATGTTGGCAAGGAATACAGAAGTGAATTTAAAGTACCCCGTACTCACTTTGAGTGGAATTTAAAAACATAGAGCtgatatattttgaatttaaaactgCAATGAAGCTGACACTCGATAACTACGTGACCAAATCCACAGTTACGTTTAAGTATCTCAGAAGTACTCTACAATAATGTGACTATAGCAGAACCGTTATAGTCAGCAATATAGTGATATGCATTATTTAGATTAATTCAATCGATTTTGTATTCTGCGTAGAAACTATTATTAGTGCTGAAAGAAATCATTGGTAAATATCATGTGGGATGAAGGGAATAGAACTAGTAGAAGATACAAAAATACATGAAGCAAAAAGTAACACTATTATCATAACATAACAAATCATAATAAGATGACTTGACAGAAgtttttacatttaaaaataacatttcataatataaataaaacaCTTAGCGTAACATGTCTAAAAGACGGAGATGTGATTGTCAATGTATATCAACAACATCTTGGAGAATAATATTTTGTCAGAGATGAAGAATACAcgaaatttaatgcaaataatgTTCAAAATAATGTATTTGGGTCAGACAACAGACACGACATTGTAAATTTGACCTAATATTCAATGGACAGAATACCCAAGTGTTGTTTCAGTCAACAACTCTAATTGCCCCTTGTCATGCTTGTGTTGAATAAAAAGCAACGTCAATATTGACGAAAAATGTAAATGGAAAAATGTAAATAGCTCAATGCATGAGTAACGCAAGGAGGCATATGAGACATTTGGTCAATAGTAAAAAAATAAAGTGCAAAATATCTAATAATTTCACAGC includes the following:
- the LOC140154524 gene encoding uncharacterized protein; this translates as MFLDIITSASMKQHNTFTTHRDGHTLDLILTRESVNFASDFSPTGYLPSDHAAVKCLLDIGRPDPVKMEIKMRKLRDIDLDAFRSDILNSSLHLSPASDLDQLVTQYDSVLCNLQDKHAPLITRKITCRPHAPWYNEELRKVKQQVRRCERRWHSTKLEIHRQIFKEESNRYHQLIKHAKRDYHVMQLEGCDSRQLFKKVDSLCTPKSTKVLPADTSNVPLVDRFSSYFVDKIKHISEEFKNLPSTTAISTDICESTTAIFSGFKPLSEEDIQSYLLENNLNGKMQSAYRSNHSTETALLRVFNDLLLAADKGQEAVLILLDYSAAFDTINHDILFQRLSDKYGITGSALNWFQSYFTNRSQSIVIDGKESSVHVLDEGVPQGSVIGPLGFTMYSSPLESIIDAHGISRMIYADDTQVYVILKDDKSSATISGLELCVRDIKNWSTANHLKLNQDKTEVLHITSRFRSSDSIPTVCIGDAQIEPSLNARNLGVLFENDLNMASHINNICRSASHALYKISRIRQYLDQHTTEKLVHAFVTCRLDNNNGLLYGLPDSQISKLQRIQNSAARLVTLTKSRDHISPILRELHWLPIKSRITYKILLLTYKSLHGLAPLYLQELLHEYKPTRNLRSTSQFLLVTPPVSTQSYALFKWKLGWKDFSHMCSNFQKAVQARAFRLFRSLALDPIMEPKYLKTVTWLIFVH